A genomic segment from Nicotiana tabacum cultivar K326 chromosome 9, ASM71507v2, whole genome shotgun sequence encodes:
- the LOC107790274 gene encoding large ribosomal subunit protein uL1z: MSKLQSDALREAISVIKNDCNEKKRKFTETIELQIGLKNYDPQKDKRFSGSVKLPHIPRPKMKICMLGDAQHVEEAEKIGLEYMDVESLKKLNKNKKLVKKLAKKYHAFLASESVIKQIPRLLGPGLNKAGKFPSLVSHQESLESKVNETKATIKFQLKKVLCMGVAVGNLDMEEKQIFQNVQMSVNFLVSLLKKNWQNVRCLYLKSTMGKTQRVF; this comes from the exons ATGAG TAAGCTTCAGAGTGATGCCCTAAGAGAAGCAATCTCTGTAATTAAGAATGATTGCAATGAAAAGAAGAGGAAGTTCACAGAGACAATTGAGCTCCAGATTGGGCTTAAGAACTATGATCCCCAAAAGGACAAGCGTTTCAGTGGATCTGTGAAACTGCCTCACATTCCTCGTCCTAAGATGAAGATTTGCATGCTCGGAGATGCTCAACATGTGGAGGAG GCCGAAAAGATCGGGTTGGAGTACATGGATGTGGAAAGCCTCAAGAAGCTTAATAAGAACAAGAAGCTAGTTAAGAAGCTTGCCAAGAAGTACCATGCTTTCTTGGCCTCGGAATCTGTCATCAAGCAGATTCCTCGTCTCTTGGGTCCCGGTCTGAACAAGGCTG GTAAATTTCCTAGCCTTGTTTCCCACCAGGAGTCACTTGAGTCTAAGGTTAATGAAACCAAGGCTACAATTAAGTTCCAATTGAAGAAGGTGCTTTGCATGGGTGTTGCTGTTGGAAATCTTGATATGGAGGAGAAACAAATATTCCAGAATGTGCAAATGAGTGTGAACTTCCTTGTCTCATTGCTAAAGAAGAATTGGCAAAAT GTGAGGTGCTTGTACTTGAAGAGCACAATGGGGAAGACACAGCGCGTCTTTTAA